One window of the Rhipicephalus sanguineus isolate Rsan-2018 chromosome 4, BIME_Rsan_1.4, whole genome shotgun sequence genome contains the following:
- the LOC119391984 gene encoding uncharacterized protein LOC119391984: MFALVRFLNSFDKKEYIIPANNIKDFYPESKEDFIKSKVYRTEWVDHEDPENTGSYTCRILLLADSEQELHRQRGSKRLSRPLIHQSDIDQEEELIDLQLSAVNTKQTAKQAHKKMKQDQAASRSAVYEEILSKHASRALEKNKVARALQTPSNRCVEFNEDTTNKERKHKQMRKET, encoded by the exons ATGTTCGCGTTAGTGCGATTCTTGAACAGTTTTGATAAGAAAGAGTATATAATACCTGCCAATAACATTAAGGACTTTTACCCAGAAAGCAAGGAGGACTTCATTAAAAGTAAAGTCTACAGGACAGAGTGGGTTGATCATGAAGACCCGGAAAACACAGGATCGTACACGTGTAGAATTCTGCTGCTGGCAG actcggaacaagagctaCATAGACAAAGGGGCAGCAAGCGCCTTTCACGGCCTCTGATACACCAGTCAGATATTGACCAAGAGGAAGAGCTCATTGACCTGCAGCTGTCAGCAGTAAACACCAAGCAGACTGCAAAACAG gcacacaaaaaaatgaaacaggatcAGGCAGCATCAAGAAGTGCTGTTTATGAGGAAATTTTGAGCAAGCATGCCTCTCGTGCCCTTGAAAAAAATAAAGTCGCCCGAGCTTTGCAA ACACCCTCAAACAGGTGTGTGGAGTTCaatgaagacaccacaaacaaaGAACGCAAACACAAGCAAATGAGGAAAGAGACTTGA
- the LOC119391983 gene encoding uncharacterized protein LOC119391983, translated as MIVEMLQARSAPQPQKAQKSAPLLEQAQQSPTDLWEDGQDLNGLDYEVEPSHTAPTPPPPAHMDTTSKPAADALPTAADPKAHTAFTDIGDGKYHVKDGLMIGSKQAEKILGHKKPPLVVKDMAQAIWGREGLAERSYGGKLAPKEAN; from the exons ATGA TTGTAGAAATGCTACAGGCGAGAAGTGCCCCTCAGCCTCAAAAGGCACAAAAAAGTGCCCCGCTTCTCGAGCAAGCACAACAGTCCCCTACAG ATCTGTGGGAGGATGGCCAAGACCTTAATGGTTTGGATTACGAAGTTGAACCGTCACACACAGcccccacaccaccaccaccagcacacATGGACACTACATCCAAGCCTGCTGCAGACGCACTCCCCACAG CTGCAGACCCAAAAGCCCACACTGCTTTTACTGACATTGGTGATGGCAAG TATCACGTGAAAGACGGCCTCATGATTGGAAGCAAGCAGGCGGAAAAAATCCTGGGCCATAAAAAACCTCCACTCGTTGTAAAGGATATGGCCCAAGCCATATGGGGTCGCGAAGGATTGGCGGAGCGAAGTTATGGAGGCAAATTAGCCCCCAAGGAGGCAAATTAA